A genomic window from Chaetodon auriga isolate fChaAug3 chromosome 13, fChaAug3.hap1, whole genome shotgun sequence includes:
- the nme9 gene encoding thioredoxin domain-containing protein 6 has product VVDVYQQWCGPCRAVVSLLRKIKNELGDDLLHFATAEADSTDALEKYRGKCEPTFLFYGGGELVAVLRGANAPLLQRMIVEELAKEKLVLEQGAERKVVRDDGLVDDEKKEEEETAQQAENEESIIVSTSKSYTVAIIKPDAVAHGKANEIIMKVQDAGFEILAHEERTLTESEAQDFYQHKAAEACFEDLVQFMSSGPSHILVLSQVEGSANVVPAWREFIGPADIEEARREKPESLRAQYGTQTLFNAVHGSEDIDQASRELAFFFPNFRMASVTEQDGEEEHVERTLALIRPDVARENREEILAQIHKSGFTVALQKEVMLTEEQVRQFYFQHIEEDYFPALLRSMTSGPVLALALARRGAVHHWKNILGPSDVNNAREESPECLRAQFAVENEPINQLHGSASHEEAEREINFFFPKQQTLAVIKPDAVEEHREKILEEIRGSGFSVTQLREMVLSREMAEEFYKEHREKPFFSQLVEVMCCGPCLMLILTKEDAVEEWRAMMGPADPDQAKVTSPNSLRARFASDILHNSVHGSSSEQHAEEKIRFIFGDICSDTELTGDGETDTTVLAKETDSPADENTGMSRSTTDEISDSHHQQHEGDLHNSNPCSPQTTGSDDPEH; this is encoded by the exons GTTGTAGACGTGTACCAGCAGTGGTGTGGTCCCTGTCGTGCTGTGGTTAGTCTCCTGCGAAAAATAAAGAATGAGCTTGGTGATGACCTGTTACATTTTGCCACA GCCGAGGCAGACAGCACTGATGCTCTGGAGAAGTATCGAGGGAAATGTGAGCCCACCTTCCTTTTCTatggg GGCGGGGAGCTGGTGGCTGTGCTGCGAGGGGCCAACGCTCCTCTCCTTCAGAGGATGATTGTAGAGGAACTGGCCAAGGAGAAGTTGGTCCTGGAGCAAGGTGCTGAACGCAAAGTG GTTAGAGATGATGGTCTGGTAGATgatgagaagaaagaagaggaggagacggctcagcaggcagaaaatgaagaaagcaTAATTG TTTCTACCAGTAAATCCTACACAGTTGCCATCATCAAACCAGATGCTGTTGCTCACGGCAAGGCAAATGAGATCATTATGAAG GTTCAAGATGCTGGGTTTGAGATTCTGGCCCATGAAGAACGCACGCTGACTGAGAGTGAGGCTCAAGATTTTTaccaacacaaagcagcagag GCTTGCTTTGAGGACTTGGTGCAGTTCATGTCCAGCGGTCCGTCCCATATTCTGGTACTCTCTCAGGTTGAGGGCTCAGCCAATGTTGTACCGGCATGGCGTGAGTTCATTGGCCCAGCAGACATAGAAGAAGCCAGGAGAGAAAAGCCAGAAAG CTTGCGGGCACAATACGGCACGCAGACACTGTTCAACGCAGTGCACGGTAGTGAGGACATCGACCAGGCCAGCAGGGAGCTCGCCTTCTTCTTCCCCAACTTTAGGATGGCCTCGGTAACGGAGCAGGATGGGGAGGAAGAGCATGTGGAGAGGACACTGGCTCTTATCCGGCCTGACGTTGCCAGGGAGAACAGAG AAGAAATATTAGCTCAAATCCACAAGTCAGGCTTCACCGTGGCTCTCCAAAAGGAGGTGATGttgacagaggagcaggtcaGACAGTTTTACTTCCAGCACATCGAAGAGGACTACTTCCCTGCACTGCTGCGCAGCATGACCAG TGGGCCAGTGCTCGCGTTGGCTCTAGCCAGAAGAGGAGCTGTTCATCACTGGAAGAACATTCTTGGTCCTTCCGACGTTAATAATGCCAGAGAGGAGAGTCCTGAATG TCTAAGGGCCCAGTTTGCTGTGGAGAACGAGCCTATCAACCAGCTGCATGGCAGTGCAAGCCATGAAGAGGCAGAACGAGAGATCAACTTCTTCTTCCCTAAACAGCAAACACTGGCGGTGATCAAACCTGATGCTGTGGAGGAACACAGAG AGAAGATTTTGGAGGAGATCCGTGGCAGCGGTTTCTCTGTAACGCAGCTGAGGGAGATGGTGCTGTCAAGGGAGATGGCTGAGGAGTTTTAcaaagagcacagagagaagcCTTTCTTCAGCCAGCTGGTGGAAGTCATGTGTTG CGGGCCCTGTTTGATGCTCATCCTGACTAAGGAAGATGcagtggaggagtggagggccATGATGGGTCCCGCAGACCCTGACCAAGCTAAGGTGACATCCCCAAACTCTCTGAGGGCCCGTTTTGCCTCTGACATCCTCCACAACTCGGTCCACGGCTCCTCCAGTGAGCAGCATGCAGAAGAGAAGATCCGTTTTATCTTTGGTGACATCTGCTCAGACACAGAGCTCACCGGTGATGGAGAGACTGACACAACCGTTTTAG CGAAAGAGACAGACAGCcctgcagatgaaaacacaggaatGTCAAGATCTACAACTGATGAAATTTCCGATAGCCATCACCAACAACACGAAG